A single region of the Lotus japonicus ecotype B-129 chromosome 4, LjGifu_v1.2 genome encodes:
- the LOC130713249 gene encoding PLASMODESMATA CALLOSE-BINDING PROTEIN 3-like — MAALALVVLLLATHFHSNLAANAATWCICKDASDAILQKTLDYACGAGADCNPLHTNGPCFQPNTVRAHCSYAVNSFFQKKGQGQGTCDFAGTATAITSNPSIGSCVYPSSASASGTSTTPVTTTPSLGTTPSSTGTPSTTTGTPSTTIGIPSTTTGTTPYSTTPGVLGGIGTGMGPSGTGIDDSHGGLRLLDIALFSPFSITLFYGLIMLLWA, encoded by the exons ATGGCAGCTCTTGCTCTTGTAGTGCTTCTTCTGGCCACTCACTTCCATTCCAATCTTGCTGCAA ATGCTGCTACTTGGTGCATTTGCAAGGATGCAAGCGATGCAATCCTGCAGAAGACATTGGATTATGCTTGTGGAGCTGGTGCTGATTGCAACCCACTCCATACAAACGGGCCTTGTTTCCAACCAAACACTGTCAGAGCTCATTGCAGCTATGCAGTGAATAGCTTTTTCCAGAAGAAAGGTCAAGGACAAGGGACCTGTGACTTTGCAGGAACAGCCACTGCTATTACATCTAACCCCA GCATTGGTAGTTGTGTCTACCCTTCAAGCGCTAG CGCTTCTGGCACTAGTACAACCCCAGTGACAACTACACCATCCTTGGGCACTACCCCTTCTTCCACAGGCACTCCATCAACAACCACAGGCACTCCATCAACAACCATTGGTATTCCATCAACAACCACTGGCACCACTCCATATAGCACAACTCCTGGGGTGTTAGGTGGGATTGGCACTGGTATGGGGCCTTCTGGAACTGGCATTGATGACAGTCATGGCGGGCTTAGACTTTTGGACATTGCTTTGTTCTCTCCATTCTCAATCACCCTCTTCTATGGCTTGATAATGCTTTTGTGGGCTTGA
- the LOC130711295 gene encoding histone deacetylase 5-like, with protein MESGQRRVGLLYDERMCKHHVPDDGYHPETPDRIRVIWNKLQSTGITDRCVILEAKKAEDEQLLSVHTKKHVDLINKISSKLYDSRRLKIAHKLDSVYFNEGSSEAAYLAAGSAIEVVKRVASRELHSAVAVVRPPGHHAEPNEAKGFCLFNNVAVAASYLLDQRPDLGVKKILIVDWDIHHGNGTQKIFLDDSRVLFFSVHRHEFGSFYPSSDDGFYTMIGKGAGAGYNINVPWENGRCGDADYIAVWDHILLPVAKEFSPDIIIVSAGFDAAVGDPLGGCRVTPFGYSVLLKKLLHLAEGRVVLVLEGGYNLDSIAKSMHACLEVLLEDKPLIGSSEAYPFESTWRVIQAVRQELSPFWPTLACELPQKLISQIAPPPDSLISSSDSETEDDKGQINSEKLAELLEDVIKPLSKLNVDADEETDASSSWRSELSNVCIWYASYGSNMWKSRLSCYIAGGQVEGMQKHCPGSVNKTLPKEILWKTFPCHIFFGRDFSRSWGPGGVAFLNPERNMQHSTYLCLYKISLEQFNDILFHENGLSLNAGSPLFDTTTLNTISVKEFDSQEIVKGGWYGNVVYLGKEQDIPIITMTCSLHDIERFKSGKLPLRAPNKAYANTLIKGLVEGEQLSEDEAIAYIEAAAKSL; from the exons ATGGAGAGTGGTCAACGGCGTGTGGGTTTACTCTACGACGAGAGGATGTGCAAGCACCACGTACCAGACGACGGTTACCACCCCGAAACCCCTGATCGCATTAGGGTTATCTGGAACAAGCTTCAATCCACCGGAATTACTGACCG GTGTGTGATTTTGGAAGCCAAGAAAGCTGAGGACGAACAGTTGCTATCAGTTCATACCAAAAAACATGTTGATCTCATTAACAAGATTAGCTCAAAGCTATACGATTCGCGTAGGCTTAAGATCGCGCATAAATTGGATTCTGTTTACTTCAATGAGGGTTCTTCAGAAGCTGCTTATCTTGCTGCTGGCTCTGCTATAGAG GTTGTTAAAAGAGTGGCAAGCAGGGAGTTGCATtctgctgttgctgttgttaGACCTCCAGGTCATCATGCAGAACCAAATGAAGCCAAGGGATTTTGTCTGTTCAACAATGTGGCAGTTGCTGCATCTTATCTCTTAGATCAAAGG CCAGACTTAGGGGtaaagaaaattttaattgtTGACTGGGACATCCATCATGGAAACGGTACTCAAAAAATATTCCTGGATGATTCTCGAGTTCTATTCTTCTCCGTTCACAG GCATGAATTTGGGAGCTTTTATCCATCTAGTGATGATGGGTTTTATACCATGATTGGAAAAGGAGCAGGTGCTGGTTATAATATAAATGTGCCATGGGAGAATGGGAGATGTGGTGATGCAGACTACATTGCAGTGTGGGACCACATTTTGCTCCCTGTTGCCAAAGAATTTAGTCCAGACATAATTATAGTTTCTGCTGGATTTGATGCAG CTGTTGGTGACCCTCTGGGCGGATGTCGTGTCACACCATTTGGTTATTCTGTTCTGTTAAAAAAG TTGCTGCATCTGGCTGAAGGTAGGGTTGTACTGGTTTTAGAAGGAGGTTATAATCTTGATTCAATTGCAAAATCAATGCATGCCTGTTTGGAAGTTTTGCTAGAAGACAAGCCTCTTATTGGATCCTCAGAGGCCTATCCATTTGAGTCTACATGGCGCGTCATTCAAGCG GTTCGGCAGGAGTTAAGTCCCTTTTGGCCAACACTTGCCTGTGAATTACCACAAAAATTAATTAGTCAAATAGCACCACCTCCG GATTCTCTTATTTCAAGCTCTGACTCAGAGACTGAGGATGACAAGGGCCAAATCAATTCAGAAAAACTTGCAGAGCTTCTTGAGGATGTTATAAAACCACTTTCCAAGCTGAATGTTGATGCAG ATGAAGAGACTGATGCTTCTAGTTCTTGGCGATCAGAGTTGTCAAATGTTTGCATATGGTATGCCTCATATGGATCAAATATGTGGAAGTCAAGATTATCTTGTTACATAGCAGGTGGACAG GTGGAAGGTATGCAGAAGCACTGTCCCGGTTCAGTAAACAAAACTCTGCCAAAGGAGATCCTGTGGAAGACTTTCCCTTGCCATATATTTTTCGGTCGCGATTTCTCCCGTTCTTGGGGTCCTGGAGGGGTTGCGTTTCTTAATCCTGAGAGAAACATGCAGCACAGCACCTACTTGTGCCTGTACAAAATTTC GCTAGAGCAGTTCaatgatattttatttcatgaaaATGGTTTAAGCCTTAATGCTGGTTCACCTTTATTTGATACAACTACCCTGAATACTATCTCTGTCAAGGAGTTCGATTCTCAGGAGATTGTCAAG GGTGGTTGGTATGGTAATGTCGTCTACTTAGGAAAGGAGCAGGATATTCCAATAATTACCATGAC GTGTTCGCTTCATGATATTGAGCGCTTCAAATCTGGAAAGCTACCATTGCGTGCGCCGAATAAAGCATATGCCAACACCTTAATAAaagggttggtggagggagagCAGCTTTCAGAGGATGAAGCCATCGCTTACATAGAAGCTGCTGCTAAATCACTATGA
- the LOC130713602 gene encoding DNAJ protein JJJ1 homolog, whose translation MASSSAKRCHYEVLGLPRDCTPDEIRSAYRRLALQRHPDKLVQTGISQSEATAQFQELQQAYEVLSDPKERSFYDSHRSQILFADPNSSSNSLVPDLFSFFSNSVFSGYSDSGKGFYKVYSGVFDKIHANEVNFAKKMGLPVPQAPLMGNLDSPYAQVTAFYGYWMGFSSVMDFCWADEYDVMAGPNRRSRRLMEEENNKVRRKAKKEYNETVRRLADFAKKRDKRVIDMKVKKVAEMEKKKEEEREKKKRLEKEKKERAMAYEEPEWAKVEEGEEASWFEEVEEEEEKKDENEFYCVLCGKKFKSEKQWKNHEQSKKHKEKVAEFKDSLADEEDLEAEVEGEEEDVGAENGRPESEEGGIEVNDDQLEEVDDLEERIRDGLNVAEEETRNEVKLNDDGDGNDDDDDDFDATHSKESEKADVSVDFDDDENGFLEAMVAGRKSKKPGASTQKPKASVTPSQTENENENVDENENENKNENDGVGFMEYNNQKSTRKKRRAKKEKGRVDEPHGAAFSANYENRNSDGNNNSFAEESSSQYSVENEENGKENEQVGRDKKSSNQPVDKKGTSKDAKTRAKTSSKGRKAKASKNLDNICEACGEEFESRNKLHKHLGDSGHASIKGR comes from the exons ATGGCGTCGTCGTCGGCCAAGCGATGCCACTACGAGGTTCTCGGCCTCCCCCGTGATTGCACCCCCGACGAGATCCGATCAGCCTACCGCCGCCTCGCCCTTCAGCGCCACCCTGACAAGCTCGTCCAAACCGGCATCTCCCAATCCGAAGCCACCGCACAGTTCCAGGAGCTTCAACAAGCCTATGAGGTCCTCTCCGACCCCAAAGAACGCTCCTTCTACGACTCCCACCGTTCGCAAATCCTCTTCGCCGACCCCAACTCCTCCTCCAACTCCCTCGTCCCTGACCTCTTCTCGTTTTTCTCCAATTCCGTCTTCTCCGGCTACTCCGATTCCGGCAAGGGCTTCTACAAGGTCTACTCCGGCGTCTTCGACAAAATCCACGCTAATGAGGTTAATTTCGCCAAGAAGATGGGTTTACCTGTTCCTCAGGCTCCACTCATGGGGAATTTGGATAGCCCCTATGCTCAGGTCACTGCGTTTTACGGTTACTGGATGGGGTTTTCGTCGGTGATGGACTTTTGCTGGGCGGATGAGTATGATGTGATGGCTGGTCCGAACCGGCGGTCGCGGCGgttgatggaggaggagaataATAAGGTGAGGAGGAAGGCGAAGAAGGAGTACAATGAGACGGTGAGGAGGTTGGCTGATTTTGCGAAGAAGAGGGATAAGAGGGTGATTGATATGAAGGTGAAGAAGGTTGCtgagatggagaagaagaaagaggaggagagggagaagaagaagaggttggagaaggagaagaaggagagggCTATGGCTTATGAGGAGCCTGAGTGGGCTAAGGTTGAGGAGGGGGAAGAGGCGAGCTGGTttgaggaggtggaggaggaggaggagaagaaggatgAGAATGAGTTTTATTGTGTGCTTTGTGGGAAGAAGTTTAAGAGTGAGAAGCAATGGAAGAATCATGAGCAGTCCAAGAAGCATAAGGAGAAAGTTGCAGAGTTCAAGGATTCACTTGCCGATGAAGAGGATTTAGAAGCAGAggtggaaggagaagaagaagatgtagGAGCCGAGAACGGGAGACCGGAAAGTGAGGAGGGTGGAATTGAGGTGAATGATGATCAATTGGAGGAGGTTGATGATTTGGAGGAGAGGATTAGAGATGGTCTTAATGTTGCAGAAGAGGAGACTAGAAATGAGGTTAAACtgaatgatgatggtgatggtaacgatgatgatgatgatgattttgatGCCACACATTCAAAGGAGAGTGAAAAGGCTGATGTTtcagttgattttgatgatgatgaaaatggTTTTCTTGAAGCAATGGTGGCGGGGCGCAAGAGCAAAAAACCCGGTGCTTCAACACAGAAGCCCAAGGCTTCAGTAACTCCATCTCAAactgagaatgagaatgagaatgtggatgaaaatgagaatgagaataAGAATGAGAATGATGGGGTTGGCTTTATGGAATATAACAACCAGAAGAGCACAAGAAAGAAGCGTCGAGCCAAGAAAGAGAAGGGTAGGGTGGATGAACCTCATGGGGCTGCTTTCAGTGCTAATTATGAGAATAGAAACAGTGATGGAAATAATAATTCTTTTGCAGAAGAGTCTAGTTCCCAGTATTCTGTGGAAAATGAGGAAAATGGTAAAGAGAATGAGCAGGTAGGTAGAGATAAGAAGAGTTCAAATCAACCAGTTGACAAGAAAGGAACTTCCAAGGATGCGAAAACTAGAGCAAAAACTTCATCCAAAGGAAGAAAAGCAAAG GCATCAAAGAATCTTGACAATATTTGTGAGGCATGTGGAGAGGAGTTTGAGTCAAG GAATAAATTACATAAGCATCTGGGCGATTCTGGACATGCCAGTATAAAAGGTCGATGA
- the LOC130711095 gene encoding uncharacterized protein LOC130711095, which produces MKLSQSPISQANPIMQLPFSSNIPISSHSFSPPLTSISTSLQFPRAVTTANQATITNDAELPTMSEILSASKSQNLHLQLQTLGPFFRITARSSVTEAELGKAEGIVRFWVGGKILHLDSIKLRRETLNMEKSIFGLGLYIGAVAIRHGYDCGCKTAQLLAINDSDLYHSKLIRFYTRLGFKPVYEVTGSSIGDLAHQLVWGGVGTRMDASVEELMIKWCKRFKTTPNK; this is translated from the exons atgaagTTAAGCCAGAGCCCAATTTCACAAGCAAACCCAATCATGCAACTTCCTTTCTCATCAAACATTCCAATTTCTTCACACTCATTCTCTCCTCCTCTCACTTCAATCTCAACCTCCCTTCAATTCCCACGCGCCGTCACTACTGCAAACCAAGCCACCATTACCAACGATGCAGAACTGCCAACCATGTCCGAAATTCTATCAGCATCAAAATCACAGAACCTCCACCTTCAACTCCAAACCCTAGGACCCTTTTTCAGAATCACTGCCAGAAGCTCCGTCACGGAAGCAGAGCTCGGAAAAGCAGAGGGAATCGTAAGATTCTGGGTTGGAGGTAAAATTCTTCACCTGGATTCCATCAAGCTCCGCAGAGAAACACTCAACATGGAAAAATCGATTTTCGGGCTTGGATTGTACATTGGGGCTGTTGCGATTCGACATGGGTATGATTGTGGCTGCAAAACTGCTCAGTTGCTTGCCATCAATGATTCTGATCTTTACCATTCTAAG TTGATTAGGTTCTACACCAGACTTGGATTTAAACCTGTGTACGAAGTGACTGGCTCATCGATTGGGGATCTTGCGCACCAGCTTGTGTGGGGAGGTGTTGGTACCCGCATGGATGCCAGTGTTGAGGAACTGATGATAAAATGGTGTAAAAGATTTAAAACAACACCCAACAAGTGA